One window of the Zea mays cultivar B73 chromosome 3, Zm-B73-REFERENCE-NAM-5.0, whole genome shotgun sequence genome contains the following:
- the LOC103651126 gene encoding disease resistance protein RPS2, which translates to MEFVASIVDTVFRPLKDYFARTVGYVMSCGDYIDAMGNEMNELKSKRDDVKRMVDAAERQGMEATSQVKWWLECVALLEDAAARIVDEYQARLQLPPDQPPGYKATYHLSKKADEAREEAAGLKDKADFHKVADELVQVRFEEMPSAPVLGRDALLHELHACVRDGDVGIVGIYGMAGVGKTALLNKFNNDFLINSHDVNVAIYIEVGKDFDLNDIQRIIGDRLGVSWENRTLKERAGVLYRVLSKMNFVLLLDDVWEPLNFRMLGIPVPKHNSQSKIVLTTRIEDVCDRMDVRRKLKMECLPWEPSWELFREKVGDHLMSASPEIRHQAQALAMKCGGLPLAIITVGRAMASKRTAKEWKHAITVLKIAPWQLLGMEFDVLEPLKKSYDNLPSDKLRLCLLYCSLFPEEFSISKDWIIGYCIGEGFIDDLYTEMDEIYNKGHDLLGDLKIASLLEKGEDEDHIKMHPMVRAMALWIASDFGTKETKWLVRAGVGLKEAPGAEKWNDAERISFMRNNILELYERPNCPLLKTLMLQGNPGLDKICDGFFQYMPSLRVLDLSHTSISELPSGISSLVELQYLDLYNTNIRSLPRELGSLSTLRFLLLSHMPLETIPGGVICSLTMLQVLYMDLSYGDWKVGASGNGVDFQELESLRRLKALDITIQSVEALERLSRSYRLAGSTRNLLIKTCSSLTKIELPSSNLWKNMTNLKRVWIVSCGNLAEVIIDSSKEAVNSNALPRSILQARAELVDEEQPILPTLHDIILQGLYKVKIVYKGGCVQNLASLFIWYCHGLEELITVSEEQDMAASGGGGQGSAAFRVITPFPNLKELYLHGLAKFRRLSSSTCTLHFPALESLKVIECPNLKKLKLSAGGLNVIQCNREWWDGLEWDDEEVKASYEPLFRPLH; encoded by the coding sequence ATGGAATTCGTGGCGTCCATTGTCGACACGGTGTTCCGGCCGCTCAAGGACTACTTCGCGCGGACCGTCGGCTACGTCATGTCCTGCGGCGACTACATCGACGCGATGGGCAACGAGATGAACGAGCTCAAGAGCAAGCGCGACGACGTCAAGCGCATGGTCGACGCCGCCGAGCGCCAGGGCATGGAGGCCACCAGCCAGGTCAAGTGGTGGCTAGAGTGCGTCGCCCTGCTCGAGGACGCCGCCGCGCGGATCGTCGACGAGTACCAGGCGCGCCTGCAGCTCCCTCCCGACCAGCCCCCCGGCTACAAGGCCACCTACCACCTCAGCAAGAAGGCCGACGAGGCTCGCGAAGAGGCCGCGGGCCTCAAGGACAAGGCCGACTTCCACAAGGTCGCCGACGAACTCGTCCAGGTCCGCTTCGAGGAGATGCCGAGCGCGCCGGTCCTCGGCAGGGACGCGCTACTCCACGAGCTCCACGCCTGCGTCCGGGACGGCGACGTGGGCATCGTTGGCATCTACGGCATGGCGGGGGTCGGCAAGACCGCGCTGCTCAACAAGTTCAACAACGACTTCCTCATCAACTCCCACGACGTCAATGTCGCCATCTACATCGAGGTCGGCAAGGACTTCGATCTCAACGACATCCAGAGGATCATCGGCGACCGGCTCGGCGTGTCATGGGAGAACCGGACGCTCAAGGAGCGCGCCGGTGTGCTCTACAGAGTGCTCAGCAAGATGAACTTCGTGCTGCTGCTGGACGACGTTTGGGAGCCACTCAATTTCCGGATGCTTGGCATCCCGGTGCCCAAGCACAACTCCCAGAGCAAGATCGTCTTGACGACCAGGATCGAGGATGTGTGCGACCGCATGGACGTCCGCCGCAAGCTCAAGATGGAGTGCCTTCCCTGGGAGCCCTCGTGGGAGCTCTTCCGTGAGAAGGTTGGCGACCACCTGATGAGCGCTAGCCCTGAGATCCGGCACCAAGCGCAGGCGCTGGCCATGAAGTGCGGCGGGCTGCCCCTCGCTATCATCACTGTTGGCCGGGCGATGGCCAGCAAGCGCACTGCAAAAGAGTGGAAGCACGCCATCACTGTGCTAAAGATTGCCCCATGGCAGCTCCTTGGCATGGAGTTTGATGTTCTTGAGCCTCTCAAGAAGAGTTATGATAACCTGCCCAGTGACAAGTTAAGGCTCTGCCTGCTATATTGCTCATTGTTCCCAGAGGAGTTCTCTATTTCCAAGGATTGGATCATAGGCTACTGCATCGGTGAAGGTTTCATAGACGACTTGTATACTGAGATGGATGAAATATACAACAAGGGGCATGACCTTCTTGGTGATCTCAAGATTGCCTCTTTGCTGGAGAAAGGTGAAGATGAGGATCATATCAAGATGCACCCTATGGTTCGTGCCATGGCTCTGTGGATTGCATCAGATTTCGGCACCAAGGAGACCAAATGGCTTGTCCGTGCTGGAGTTGGGCTGAAGGAGGCACCAGGCGCAGAGAAATGGAACGATGCTGAGCGGATTTCTTTCATGCGGAACAACATTCTTGAGTTGTATGAGAGGCCTAACTGCCCCTTACTGAAGACATTGATGCTGCAAGGAAATCCTGGGCTGGACAAGATATGTGATGGATTCTTCCAATACATGCCATCTCTCAGAGTGTTAGATCTGTCTCATACCTCTATCAGCGAATTGCCTTCAGGGATCAGTTCATTGGTTGAGTTGCAGTACCTGGATTTGTATAACACAAACATCAGGTCACTTCCAAGGGAGCTAGGATCTCTATCGACTCTGCGGTTCTTGCTTCTCTCGCATATGCCGCTGGAAACGATCCCAGGTGGTGTTATATGCAGCCTCACAATGCTGCAAGTTCTGTACATGGACCTCAGCTATGGAGATTGGAAGGTTGGTGCAAGTGGGAATGGTGTTGATTTTCAGGAGCTTGAGAGCCTGCGTAGGCTCAAGGCGCTGGACATCACAATACAATCTGTTGAGGCTCTGGAGCGGCTGTCACGGTCATATCGCCTCGCTGGTTCCACAAGAAACCTACTGATAAAGACATGCTCGAGCCTGACAAAGATAGAGCTTCCTTCCAGCAACCTGTGGAAGAACATGACTAACCTGAAGAGGGTGTGGATTGTCAGCTGCGGCAACTTAGCTGAGGTAATCATCGATAGCAGCAAAGAAGCTGTGAATAGCAATGCGCTTCCCCGTTCCATCTTGCAAGCTCGGGCGGAACTTGTCGACGAAGAGCAGCCTATCCTTCCAACCCTGCACGATATCATCCTTCAGGGACTGTACAAGGTAAAGATCGTCTACAAAGGCGGGTGTGTACAGAATCTAGCATCACTGTTCATCTGGTATTGCCATGGGCTGGAAGAGCTGATTACTGTTAGTGAAGAACAAGACATGGCGGCAAGCGGTGGCGGAGGACAAGGTTCGGCAGCGTTTAGAGTCATCACACCCTTCCCCAACCTCAAGGAACTGTACCTCCATGGCTTGGCAAAGTTCAGGAGGCTCAGCAGCAGCACATGTACACTGCACTTCCCCGCGCTGGAGAGCCTGAAAGTTATCGAGTGCCCGAATTTGAAGAAGCTGAAACTCTCAGCTGGGGGACTCAACGTGATACAATGCAACAGGGAATGGTGGGATGGGCTTGAGTGGGATGATGAGGAAGTCAAAGCTTCTTATGAGCCATTGTTCCGCCCATTGCACTGA
- the LOC103651127 gene encoding nuclear transport factor 2B, which translates to MWRHRHAPTHAHHHIPIWAFGLRQRKKEQSSFFPSAHERAQHRSRAYKYPPQASEVPACPEHDTRTPPPGTTTNRPIEAGRQSMDGQGNSGSAGAGDCDAVARAFVDYYYRTFDASRAALAVLYGQTSMLSFEGHAVAGAEEIGRKLAQLPLEQCRHAVCTLDSQPSPSFPGSVLVFVSGTLQLAGEEHQLRFSQMFQLVPNEQGSFFVQNDIFRLNYG; encoded by the exons ATGTGGCGCCACCGCCACGCACCGACGCACGCCCACCACCACATCCCGATCTGGGCGTTCGGCCTACGCCAACGCAAAAAAGAGCAAAGCTCCTTCTTTCCATCTGCACACGAACGCGCGCAACACCGCAGCCGCGCTTACAAATACCCGCCCCAAGCGAGCGAGGTGCCCGCCTGCCCGGAGCACGACACGAGAACACCACCACCAGGCACCACAACCAACCGACCGATCGAAGCCGGCAGACAATCAATGGACGGCCAGGGCAACagcggcagcgcgggcgcgggcgactgcgACGCGGTGGCGCGGGCCTTCGTGGACTACTACTACCGCACGTTCGACGCCAGCCGCGCCGCGCTGGCCGTGCTCTACGGCCAGACTTCCATGCTCTCCTTCGAGGGCCACGCCGTCGCAGGCGCCGAGGAGATCGGCCGGAAGCTGGCGCAGCTGCCCCTGGAGCAATGCCGGCACGCCGTGTGCACGCTCGACAGCCAGCCCTCGCCGTCTTTCCCCGGCAGCGTCCTGGTGTTCGTCAGCGGCACCCTCCAGCTCGCCGGCGAGGAGCACCAGCTGAGGTTCAGCCAG ATGTTTCAGCTGGTGCCCAACGAGCAGGGGAGTTTCTTCGTGCAGAACGACATATTCCGGCTCAACTACGGTTGA